The Vitis vinifera cultivar Pinot Noir 40024 chromosome 3, ASM3070453v1 region CcccaattttatttctttattagaCCTACATCCTTAATAAAAGGCCTTAATAGTATATTGTGAAAGTCCTTTGTGTATGGCTCTTCGCCATTCACTCCTCAGGTGATGTGGGATACTACATCATTAACCAATCGTTGTTGTTTTAATATCTATTtacttacaaatttgaattgttaagtaacattttattcatttagatGATAAGATGGGATGTATTATCTAACAACTTAAACTTATAagaaaatggattttaaataatgtctatatttatttttatattatttttaataattgaggTATTGTATCTTAAATATATGAAACAACTATTTCCTCatcttgaatttttaaattcatcttAGGTTAGCGAAAatattgaatttcttaaatatcATTTGCCAATTGTTTGtgttttaaaatctatttacttAATAAAATGAGTTGTTCGATAAAGTCTTATTCTTTTGGAGGGTGAGATCGGATGCATTACCTAAccatttaaatttataaacaaatagattttaaagaatatgtatccattatttttaattactaagTTACTGTATTTTAAACATATGAAACAATAATTTTGTTATCTCAAATTTATATACACATATTAGATCAAACGTTGAATTTCTTAGATATCATCAATCAATTATTTAcgttttaaaatctatttttttacaaattggAGTTGCTAGGtaacattttattcatttggaggatgatgagatgtattatttaacaacttaaatttataagcaaatagattttaaataatatgtatatttatttttatattatttttaatttcaaggtACTAAATTTTATCTATACGAAATAGCAATTTcattatctcaaatttttatattcgtcttaaattagagaaaatattaatcattcttttctacttttctttggATCTGTGAGGTTTTGGGATCTGGAGGATGAAAAAGGGAGAAGATTTTGTCaagatattattattcttttctacttttctttggagcaattattattcttttctacttttctttggAGCAGGTGAGGTTTTGGGGTCTGGAGGATGAAAtcttttctacttttctttggAGCAGGTGAGGTTTTGGGGTCTGGAGGATGAAAtcttttctacttttctttggAGCAGGTGAGGTTTTGGGATCTGGAGGATGAAAAAAGGAGGAGAGTTTTTCaagatattattattcttttctacttttctttggagcaattattattcttttctacttttctttggAGCAGGTGAGGTTTTGGGATCTGGAGGATGAAAAAAGGAGGAGAGTTTTTCaagatattattattcttttctacttttctttggGATATGTGAGGTTTTGGGATCTGGAGGATGAAAAAAGAGGGGATTTTTTCAAGATGGGACGGGAGAGAGACGTGTCCTTCTTTGGAGCAGAGGGCATTCTCCAGTTTGACGGGGAGAGTGGGATACACAGAAAAAGAGAGAATTTATCGTGGGCTTCGGGGTGAATTATAGGTGTAGAAAACATTGCGTGTAAGGGAGATTTCTCAGGTATGATTATCCCAGCTCTCAGATTATTTATGCATATCACTATCTTCACTCTGTTCTTGAGTTTCTGGCATTCTATTTGTTGCTTATGTGTGGGTGTTATTAGTTGGTTATGTATGGATATCCAAAGTTGTATGGTGATTGCTGAATCTGGAGATTATTCCTACCATTACCTTTGACTTTTTTCGTGTCTTTTGTTTCAGAAGTATGTTTCATTCTCTTTCCGAATTCTCTTTTGGTCTCTTCATTTACTCTTAAAGCTCATTGAGAATGCATGATTTGGAGCTTTGTTCACTACGACTATCAGAGTCTGGCCTATTTTTACtgtcattccttttttcctgttttctttctttttctgtaTTTCCTCCTTGTTTTGTGCACTCCCCGTATGTGCCTCCCCTGTGTGTGGGTTCACATTGATTTCAAGTGTCACTCTGTTGAGGAATTGGGTCTGAGAGCAGAAACCCCTATTGGAACTTCATTTACCGATGCTCATGCTGGCAATGTAAAGTTCAATTTCTTGAATGGTTCGGATCCCTACCGTGCATACCTCCAACACCGCCTGTTTGAACTTCGCTCTCAGAATCAGTCCTCTGCACAGCAGATTCCTTCACGACTTGCAGATTCTTTTGCTCCTGAATCTACCCCATCTGCTCCACCTGCCGACAATAGTGAGACATTGATGAAGCATGAGCCCTCGTCCCAGTTTAAACCATTCCGCAAGGTTCTTGAGCCCCCCAGAGACTGAGCAATGCGCTGTTCGTCTTCCAGAAGGGATTACAGGGGAAGAGTTGGATGTTATTAATCTCACAGCTCAATTTGTGACTCGAATTGGGAAGTCTTTCTGGACAGAACTGACCGGCAGGGAGGTGAACACGCCCACGGTTCCATTTTTGAAGCTCTCCATGGATGGCTCTCCAAGTTCGTAGTCCCTGAGGTTGAATTCTGCTCACGAGGCAGAAGCTCAGCTCCGCCATGCCGAGCCGATGGGCCACCGCTGCTCATAACCTGCCATGATTGGCTATTTTTCTTACAGAAGTTGCCGGACGAGACTGTTTCCCGGGCCATGAAAAGCCTTGGGAAGGATATAAAAGCTTTGTGGATTCATCAAGGGGAGGAACGACAACAAAAGAGGAAGGGGGACGGTCTTGCGAAAGAGCTTGACAGGAGGATTCTAGCCTTCCAGAAGGCAGAGAACAGAGTCCTAGAGTTCAAGCTTTCAGAACATAAATCTGAGCCAATCGCGCAGCTAGAGATGGGTATATACCTGAGCACCCCAAAAACTGAGAAGTTATCTGAGGATGGTGAGAATGGCAGGGTTAGATATGGTTCATCATCCATGCAAGGATGGCGCGCAACCATGGAAGATGCTCATGCTGCATACCCTGATCTGGATGCTTCCACTTCGTTTTTTTGGTGTTTGTGATGGCTATGGAGGTAAGGTAGTTGCAAAGTTTTGTGCCAAGTATCTTCAACGACAGGTGCTCAAGAATGAAGCATATACAGCTGGAGACTTGGGAACTTCTgttcaaaaattctttttcgGAATGGATAAGTTGAACGCGGGGAAAGCAAAGATGAGAAAGGAAGCTTGGAAAGGATTTCAGGGTTGCCGCCTTTGGGAGGTGGAACGAGGCCCTGCATGGTGACTTAGGTGCTGCCAGGTGTAAATAGGCAGCAAGTTGGTGCATTTCATGGAGAAGTGGGGCTTCATTACTTCACCTACAGAAGCTGGTAGCGCACTAATGACATAAGGCGGTGTAAGCAAACGGTGAATGACAAGTCAAGGGTGGCATGGGAATTTTCATAAGTGGCAGGGCACTTCAAGTTTTCTGAATAAATAAGTGGCAGTGAAATGGTGCAGTTGTGGTCTCATTAAGTGGCAGTGAAATGGTGCAGTTGTGGTCTCATGgtggaacttttttttttttttccacgtGTCCAAGTTTGATTTccgtaaattttttgttttaaatgatTATTAAAATCCCGATTTCTcgaaaaatctcatttttattccaatttttaaatgattgctaaaaattcaattcttaaataattttttaaaatttcaatttttaaatttaatttttaaaacttcgttttttaataaattcttcaaaattccaatttttatatttaatttttaatttccaaaattttaattttcatatttatttattttatcattattatttttgtaatcattattattttatttatttatttatttttaaattttcatctttaaataattttttaaaatttccatttccaaatttaatttttaatttctaaaatttcaattttcacatttatttattttatcattattatttttgtcattattattttattttatttatttatttttaaaatgtcatatttaaataattcttcaaaatttcgatttccaaatttaaatttccaaaattccaattttcatatttatttatttaatcattatatttttgttattattattattctatttgtttatttttaaaattcattttttaaataattcttcaaaattttaatttttgaatttaatttttaatttctaaaatttcaaattttaaatttgtttattattattattatttatttatttataaaattataccttcgaataatttccaagattccaattttcataatttaattttcaaaattccaattctcaattaatttttaaaactccaatttctttcaaatttaaattttaaaaccttaatttttaaatttaattttcaaaactcccattttcaaataatatttcaaaattccaattttcaaattaattttgaaataattttcaaattttcaattttcaaataaatttcaaaactctagttttcttttgaataattttaattccactccagttttaaatatttttttaattctacaacTTTTCATCCTTTATTAAGGTTTTAGGTTGCGAaaaatcttgattttaataagtctgttgtcattctcattttggtatgcgcttgtataaattttctttgattttaaaataattttccgttttccttgatttttaataagtatgaagatcattttcataattccaaaacaatggaatttgtgagattgatttatgcaaaatcaattgggctttaGTGAGGGTCCTATATATGAGtttttctcttctgattgtcgACTGTTATGCTTAAAGGACATTGTTTGATGTTTGGATTGCTTTTTGAtgtgcatgtgataattttgtACTTGAACTAACCTTGTTTCTATGATAACGCACTATTACTTGCTATTAAGGTACGATTTCACTCTCACTTTGCTTGTTCTTATGCATGGTTCGTTTTACTATTTGATAATTTCATTGGTATCAATTACTTTCCttattaattgccacatttgcttcattttatttagtagatattcatttttagggacttagaggggtgttacggtctttactgtaccttTCTAATAACCTGACTTTCAAACCTAAACTCGATTTTTCGTagatttgtttttccttcaggagtcacatttaggttttttttttttttttttaattttaaatttttttttccttaaaaaataaaacaagaataagtggtgactccaagtatttttctaaaaatcataatttttcaccaaataaaataaaaaagcgagtTTTGTCATCAAGTGAGAACGCATCGAGCGAAATGTAGGGTCCACAAATGCGTATATtcactttttatattattttaattagtaaggtactatattttaaatatattaaacaatGATTTCATCATCTCAAGTTTTTATATTCATGTTAGGTTAGAGAAAATgagttttgggccaaaatagccccattatgggaaaaaaattaagtttaaccATTCTGTCAAACTTATGTTCAAAGTGACCATTTTATTACCATctagaaataatatatatatatatatatatatatatatatatatatatatatatatatataatttaagttAAGGTTTTATTTAGCAATTGAGGGTTTAGTTagaaaaatgaagttttaattgttaattatgacttcattttttaatttgaaacctCAATTACCAATTAAGACTTCAGTTAAAAAATGCAATCTCAATTTTTAATCGAAGTATCAATTGGTAATTgcaacttcattttttaattgaaatcttAATTGTCAATTGCAGCTATATTTTTATGGGAGAATGATGTGAGACTCATGTGATTGAAAAGATATCACATTGgatataagttttaaaaggggtcattttgaccaaaaattcataaaaaaaaacattgaatttcttagaaattgtatttttatattattaagacaccgtattttaaatatatgaaacaTCATATAATCTTTCTtaaatataattcaatttttgaagttttacataatttttttttttactttttaatttttataatagaaaaaaaaagtttttttaaaactacaaAGCAGCTTTTCATCTTATTGTTGTAAGTGTCATGACCTTGTTTTAATAAACTATCTCTAATTATATGCATGCTGAGATTTGGGAAGCCTATAATTATATCCTTGCTTATTAGTCTCATATGGATAGATAATGAGAATTATAGTCAAGAATTTTTAAGCTTTGTTTGATAGGacaaaaacatttattttgctTCAAAACATTAGCATGTGCATGCACCATTTCATAAATGTATTGATGGACTTCCTAAAAGCCCAGAATTGTGTTTGCAACTCGTCTAATGCCAAAAATTCCAAGACCAAATTTGGTATAAAATACTAAAGATAATTAGATATAGTAAACatgtacattagttaaaaacaaagattattcatttattaaaaaaattaatatacttctttttactattcattttaaataaaatattattaatccatgttttttttacaaaaacttattattaatttttaataaaaaaatataacttatttttttatattaaaatattaacatccatatttcatatttgagtcTCACTACAATGTTGAATTGCTACATATCAAAAAATGTGAATCAAATTGCACTACATATGAATAGGTCCCattattttgattgatttattattttatacattgaTCTCATTATTGTACATAGTTCTATTCTTTTATACTTGGGTCTGATTATTTGTACATTTATTCAATGGTTTAGATTTTACTATACACTTTCATTGATGTAGATTATATGTTCCATAGGTGCTAATTCAATACcctaattttcctttaaatctgttaaaatattatcattttttccaacaaaaaataatataatttgttctttattataatattagtgtttacatattataaaaaaaaaatgatctctaattcatttataattgcaaaaaatattttttattttttcataagatttgtattaaatttaatttaatattaaaactttttacaaaattaaagtagaaaattaatttttttttaaaaatgaaaattattttatttccttgtttaaaaattatttttacaaaaacatCCCAAACActcttatttaaataataataataataatagtaaaaccatttctttttatcttgaatatatttagagatattgaaaaaaaatggccTTAattaaattaccatttttttgttcttttaataACCCCTTATAACCGATGTTTCAAAACCAAACAAGTCATTAAATAGGAAAAGTTATTGATTTATGGTTAAAATTGATAGTTGAACTATGATGAAACtaataacatcataaatttataattcatatattattaaactatttcatcattttatttttaatattagtatATATTAATCATGATAACCATATTATACAAacatatgaatattttttattaatcaaataattttttatattattcatatattattagttttgcattttatgattttttataattttgtgtggtttatatattaattacaaATAATTCATGCCATAAGAAAACACTTTTACTTGatgatttatatttaatacATATTAAGGAATGTGCGGGGGGAAAAAAGAAGGGTTGGAACTGCCCTTTGACATTTATGAAACAAGCAATGGGATCAACCATTTAATggtttcataaaaattaaaaaaatcaagtgtCGGGcctctattaaaaaataaaaaataaaaaataaaaaataaaaaataaaaaataatagttgaaGATGACATCAAAACTTGGTTCGATGGAAAGTCTCTCATTCGAGTCTTCTCTCGGTTTAATTCGTTTTTGAAGCTTGAAGCGGTTCAATTAGCAAATGGAATCCGATAGAAGACCGGTCAACGGTTTGTTTGGCCACTCCCATCCAAGTTTTATAAGATTGCTTATAACCTTATGAATTGGGATTTTGCAGTGACTCTGGAACGCTGTAAGAACCCCATCCCTCTCCAAAGACGCTCTCATGGCCGACACCAACTCTACCGACCAACAGGAACTCCAAGATCAATTGTTCATTCACTTGATCAGCAAAGACGACAAGAAGGTGACCCAACTCTGCAGTTCTCATCGTGAAGGCCCGCTACAGAGAATTAGTGTTTACAATGACACAGTCCTCCACATGGCCTCTCGCTTCAAACGAAGTAAACTGGTGCGCGACTTACTGGAAATGTTGCCTAAAGAACGCAACCATGAACTTGCCGCTACAAAAAACAACGCCGGCAGCAATATACTCCACGAAGTAGCGGCCAGTGATACTATGAAAGATGTGGCGGAGGAGATGTTGAAGAGAGATTCAGAGTTGCTAATTGCGCCTAACGACTTAGGAGAGACGCCTATTTTTTGTGCAGCCCGCTACGGCCAAACTGAAATGTTTAAGTTTCTGGCTGGGAAAATGGGACTAACGGAACTAAATCCAGAAGAGGGTAAACACTATTTGCAGAGGGATGATAGAACAACAGTTCTTCATATTTCCATCTTGACCGAGTGTTTTGGTGAGTTCTTCTCTCAATTCATCTGCAAGTTTTTTCCTATAATATCCAtttctattattaaatatagaaattatagGCTATCCCAAGTGTAGGTTAAGGAAGGCTAAACCCCAACCAATCTAGGTACGTTAGGTGAGGATGTTTCATGTTCTTGCAAGATGTGAAAATAGGAGGATGATGGAAAATATGTTTgagaaatggaaaaataaaaataagaaaaagtccaaaatagaaaattttgaataaatatttatatatatataaaaagctCAACATAATAGATCTTTCTTATATCATTCTcgcaatttctttttcttctttctctcatgtatatataaactttaaatatttttcattctattttatttttttggaaaagtgtattttcatacatttaaataaataaaaaaccataaataaaaactcaagtttataaaatataaatttcaaatagctatataaaaataattaatatttatacattttaataatataggTATTACCTTTCATTATCTTAAGTACTATTTTTGACCCTTGAAtgcataaaatttgaattatttttagaagatttttattttataattatttttacacgAGTGCATAAaaactcattattttcttttctttttttctaattattttttattctattttttttcattattttctaggtaaattaacttttcatttctatttttattttttctactatATTTTACAATCCAAACAAAGCTTTAGATAGCGTTTTCTAATAAACCTAAGTGctgaaaatttaaaagattagtACATGTTCTAATTAAAGCCTTGTTTGAAGTAGCTTAACTCCTCCTTAAAGGGACTTcttaagaaatatatttaatttcttgaaaatagatttattattttcatttcatttctatttttaaaattacaaaataataacatataaaataccAGAATTTTTTAGATACTTACATTGAAAAGCAATGAATgattgataaaaaaagaaaaaaaagaaaaaaaaatggttttacaAATTAaggtatcaaaatatttaatttatctaCCTCAAattgcaaaaattttaaagatataaggtTCTagtttttatatagaatttatGACTATATTTTACtcttaaaaaatactaaaaatgtaGCCGGACGCATGCTTGGTTACCAAATTTAAATGAAGTTATAAatattgatataattttttaaataaacttttaaagaaatattagcTTCCCAAAGCCCTTTTTGGCCAACAGTTACTATATTGTAACTTTTGCTACTTTTAAgtcttaaatatttttctccaAACAACTTCTTAAATGTAATCAAATATACAGCAAAAgagtttttattattcaaaacctCTTTTTTAGGCCTAAAAATGGTACCCAAAACTATGTTGGTTAAGAAAATTCATAACccacttaaaataatttaaaaacttcaTATTTAATTGGTTAAGCTTGAAAGGCATGTGATGGGTTAGTACAAAGGGAGTTTATACTTTAAGGGGACATATCATGT contains the following coding sequences:
- the LOC132253475 gene encoding uncharacterized protein LOC132253475, translated to MCLPCVWVHIDFKCHSVEELGLRAETPIGTSFTDAHAGNVKFNFLNGSDPYRAYLQHRLFELRSQNQSSAQQIPSRLADSFAPESTPSAPPADNSETLMKHEPSSQFKPFRKGGEHAHGSIFEALHGWLSKFVVPEVEFCSRGRSSAPPCRADGPPLLITCHDWLFFLQKLPDETVSRAMKSLGKDIKALWIHQGEERQQKRKGDGLAKELDRRILAFQKAENRVLEFKLSEHKSEPIAQLEMGIYLSTPKTEKLSEDGENGRVRYGSSSMQGWRATMEDAHAAYPDLDASTSFFWCL